A genomic segment from Methanoplanus limicola DSM 2279 encodes:
- a CDS encoding PEGA domain-containing protein produces MKNKKSNVAGYSKIFLLLLLAFAAVQCVSAADLPSNPIAGEMHVNINTANSGGYYIKFDGGGLNALHLTTSTSDYYGQLTTTSMQSGTFYVSDTGGRGFFNNMLLMIALRKPSDDEEQIPDDFRIKIRSSGYKWPSTGILNMPPTAENTEYVSGAVDQAFTLSSFSYGPQKWKPAGNNDPLNYPIYGDQDMSDDEEFYIFFVDLKVGALGENCGLTGLTDNGMVKVEYTIENLDSGLVAFNTYGWCAENQANQGEGISWTNRVSGDGSSGYVVNIIGSGGGEGGSSSGKLDYGSDRSGSSESWKPKVGNLNISSVPQGAKVYLDGVYSGQETNASFVDLPAGDYVITLELDEYEIAGPNTVTVKSGYIVEKGFNMTRGSGSCFISSTPDGADVFIDGKDTLWHTDSLITDVKSGNHTVTVYREGYEPQSSNVSIRMNQRSELEFIFGNEGGAPEMTGTSGGDSGATESGVIPDVSPRSGNLPAETDSISGEEGDGGIFSFINELFGGFFSAPTDKADEPSEPAGLKGDASAVDAVQEVPESVEIADITDPATPSDQNPGENLPSGDTGGLYVTSYPDNLDITLNSVKTDVKTPHYFYGLKEGSHKVQVTVPSDAAKSVQKSVFIIAGEDGYVKLEPEVFTQKIPVTIQSKYFKDSEFFIEGEYPGYTYPSKVNIEKSGTFITTEKDGVFYTFNTGYREENSVINIGNSGSGDTAGSISVTTEPDGASVTIDGQNTGLKTPCTIGGITEGHHTLVVSKAGHYPECKKFRFVNTGDSGDSEYDFILDEYSYGSLFIDSNPPGSMIYLKGSYTGVKTPHDFEYIPIGSYNVGIVYNRIVFKESIVTVEPYEKSGITVYNTTLDI; encoded by the coding sequence ATGAAAAATAAAAAAAGTAACGTGGCCGGATACAGCAAAATCTTTCTTCTGCTGCTTCTTGCATTTGCGGCTGTTCAGTGTGTATCTGCCGCAGATCTGCCCTCAAATCCTATTGCCGGTGAAATGCATGTAAATATCAATACCGCAAATTCGGGTGGATATTACATAAAGTTCGACGGAGGCGGCTTAAATGCTCTTCACCTGACCACAAGTACATCTGACTACTATGGGCAGCTTACAACCACCTCGATGCAGAGCGGAACGTTTTACGTCTCAGATACGGGGGGCAGGGGTTTTTTCAATAATATGCTGCTTATGATTGCCCTTAGAAAACCATCTGATGATGAAGAACAGATTCCTGATGATTTCAGAATTAAAATCCGGTCATCAGGATATAAATGGCCTTCTACAGGCATACTGAACATGCCTCCCACAGCCGAAAATACTGAATATGTCTCCGGGGCGGTGGATCAGGCATTCACATTAAGTTCATTCTCCTACGGCCCCCAGAAGTGGAAGCCGGCAGGAAATAACGACCCCCTGAACTATCCGATATACGGAGATCAGGATATGTCGGACGATGAGGAGTTCTACATATTTTTCGTGGACCTGAAAGTTGGAGCACTGGGTGAGAACTGCGGACTGACCGGACTTACGGACAACGGTATGGTGAAGGTCGAATACACCATTGAGAATCTGGATTCAGGTCTTGTCGCGTTTAACACATACGGCTGGTGTGCTGAGAACCAGGCAAACCAGGGAGAAGGCATATCGTGGACAAACAGAGTTTCAGGTGACGGTTCCAGCGGATATGTGGTAAATATCATCGGTTCAGGCGGTGGTGAGGGAGGTTCTTCCTCCGGAAAACTTGATTACGGCTCTGACCGTTCAGGTTCATCAGAGAGCTGGAAGCCCAAAGTCGGAAATCTCAACATCTCCTCCGTCCCACAGGGCGCTAAAGTTTACCTGGACGGGGTGTATTCCGGACAGGAGACAAATGCATCATTTGTTGATCTTCCGGCAGGGGATTACGTCATAACCCTTGAACTTGACGAATATGAGATCGCAGGGCCAAATACTGTAACTGTCAAGAGTGGGTATATCGTTGAAAAGGGATTTAACATGACCCGTGGGTCCGGCTCATGTTTCATCTCCTCCACTCCGGATGGTGCTGACGTCTTCATAGACGGAAAGGATACCCTCTGGCATACCGACTCCCTTATAACTGATGTCAAATCCGGAAATCATACTGTTACTGTTTACAGAGAGGGCTACGAACCGCAGTCTTCCAATGTCAGCATAAGGATGAATCAGAGATCAGAATTGGAATTTATCTTCGGAAATGAAGGCGGTGCACCGGAGATGACAGGCACATCTGGCGGAGATTCCGGTGCCACAGAATCAGGTGTCATACCTGATGTCTCCCCCCGTTCAGGTAATCTTCCGGCTGAAACAGACAGCATAAGTGGAGAAGAGGGTGATGGCGGTATATTCAGCTTCATTAACGAACTCTTCGGAGGGTTCTTCTCTGCTCCGACTGACAAAGCAGATGAACCATCTGAACCGGCAGGGCTTAAAGGCGACGCCTCTGCGGTTGATGCAGTGCAGGAAGTGCCTGAATCAGTAGAGATAGCAGATATAACAGACCCGGCAACTCCTTCAGATCAAAATCCGGGTGAGAATCTGCCGTCCGGGGACACAGGCGGTCTTTATGTGACATCTTATCCGGATAATCTTGACATTACCCTTAATAGTGTAAAGACAGATGTGAAAACCCCGCATTATTTTTACGGACTTAAGGAAGGTTCGCATAAAGTGCAGGTGACTGTTCCCTCTGATGCAGCAAAATCAGTACAGAAGAGTGTATTTATCATTGCAGGTGAGGATGGTTATGTAAAGCTTGAGCCTGAGGTTTTTACGCAGAAAATTCCGGTGACAATCCAGTCAAAGTACTTTAAGGACTCTGAATTCTTTATTGAGGGTGAATATCCGGGGTACACATACCCGTCCAAAGTAAATATCGAAAAGAGCGGGACATTTATTACCACAGAGAAGGACGGAGTATTCTATACATTCAATACCGGATACCGGGAAGAGAATTCAGTAATTAATATTGGGAATTCCGGCTCAGGAGATACTGCCGGCAGTATCTCTGTAACAACAGAACCCGATGGTGCTTCTGTTACAATAGACGGGCAGAATACCGGATTAAAAACTCCCTGCACAATTGGAGGTATTACAGAAGGCCATCATACTCTTGTGGTATCAAAAGCCGGCCATTATCCAGAGTGTAAGAAATTCCGGTTCGTAAACACCGGAGATTCGGGAGATTCCGAATATGATTTTATACTTGACGAATATTCATACGGCAGCCTGTTTATTGACAGCAATCCTCCCGGAAGCATGATCTATCTGAAAGGAAGTTATACTGGGGTTAAAACACCACATGATTTTGAATATATTCCGATTGGCAGTTATAATGTTGGGATCGTGTATAACCGCATAGTCTTTAAGGAAAGTATTGTAACTGTTGAGCCGTATGAGAAATCCGGAATAACCGTTTATAATACAACTCTCGACATATAA
- a CDS encoding energy-coupling factor transporter transmembrane component T family protein translates to MAGGRGKKNKKGLIYIPGDSVIHCLDPRTKLLMLVVFSIMSFLTTNLIIMTLIFAFIAVLARKSGLFTKWIHSLRLILPLIIFVFIIDLFFSRENSGFELISAQIGFIPLYATEGSLCFSSAMVIRLLIIAGISFLFIITTKYSDFVKSLHKLKVPPIISFSLGYALSSTTTLSRDANNVLDAQRSRGLEFEKGSVLKKTDKLLSLFIPLTVIMLNRSNQVSNAMQCRGYGSAERPTVYNAPVTGAYDYTAIFIIALFLLTVIILSNYLLI, encoded by the coding sequence ATGGCTGGCGGCAGAGGGAAAAAAAATAAGAAAGGTTTAATCTACATCCCCGGAGATTCAGTTATTCATTGCCTTGATCCCCGTACAAAACTCCTGATGCTCGTAGTGTTCAGCATCATGTCCTTTCTGACTACAAATCTCATTATAATGACTCTTATATTTGCTTTTATCGCAGTTCTGGCCCGTAAGTCCGGGTTATTTACAAAATGGATTCATTCACTGAGACTTATTCTCCCCCTGATCATATTTGTATTCATAATTGATCTCTTCTTCAGCCGCGAAAATTCAGGCTTTGAATTAATTTCGGCACAGATTGGATTTATCCCGTTGTATGCAACCGAAGGTAGCCTCTGCTTTTCATCTGCCATGGTAATACGGCTCCTTATCATTGCAGGCATCTCATTTCTCTTCATCATAACGACGAAGTACAGCGATTTTGTAAAAAGTCTTCATAAGCTGAAGGTTCCTCCAATAATCTCCTTCTCTCTCGGATATGCCCTCAGTTCTACAACGACCCTCTCCAGGGATGCAAATAATGTTTTAGATGCCCAGAGATCAAGAGGGCTTGAGTTTGAAAAGGGCTCTGTTCTCAAAAAAACTGATAAACTTCTCTCATTATTCATACCATTAACGGTTATAATGCTGAACAGATCAAATCAGGTATCAAATGCCATGCAGTGCCGTGGTTATGGCAGTGCAGAGAGACCAACGGTGTACAATGCCCCTGTTACGGGGGCATATGACTATACTGCTATTTTTATCATAGCATTATTTCTCTTAACTGTAATCATTCTCTCAAATTATCTGTTAATTTAA
- a CDS encoding ATP-binding protein: MISDRSLEELILDQHEVFVTKDPGVKREIDHLRYMRHNQIVVISGVRRCGKSTLMRQFADHYEEYYYINFDDERLINFKVSDFSRLMVIFKKIMKNVRTIFIDEIQNIEGWERFVRRIHDEGYKIFITGSNARLLSSELGTHLTGRYTKVELYPFSFSEFLDFRGIEPSRITSEKKADIIKCFDYYLENGGFPEFLKYGDTEFLKRSYDDIIYRDIIARHGIREVKSFLLLVQYINTNAAKDAGYASLAKAVGLKSPVSVRDYIGFLEEAYLVFELYRYDASLKRQYSGQKKMYVIDNGMRNTVSFRFSKDTGRLLENMILIELKRRESELFFFREKNECDFIICEGGHVTSAIQVSYELNGDNLKRETEGLRKAMASLDLKSGIILTYNQEEEIADKDGKIIYVMPAWRWLLER; the protein is encoded by the coding sequence ATGATCTCAGATCGCAGTCTTGAAGAACTGATCCTGGATCAGCATGAAGTTTTCGTGACAAAAGATCCGGGTGTGAAAAGAGAGATAGATCATCTCCGGTACATGCGGCACAATCAGATTGTGGTCATATCCGGGGTACGACGGTGTGGAAAATCCACTCTCATGCGACAGTTCGCAGATCATTATGAGGAATATTATTACATTAATTTTGATGACGAGCGTCTGATTAATTTTAAGGTCTCCGACTTCTCACGGCTGATGGTCATCTTTAAAAAGATTATGAAAAATGTCAGAACTATTTTTATTGATGAAATCCAGAACATAGAGGGCTGGGAGCGGTTTGTCCGCCGCATCCATGATGAAGGTTACAAAATATTTATCACCGGTTCAAATGCACGGTTGCTCTCTTCAGAACTTGGTACGCATCTTACAGGCAGATATACAAAAGTTGAGTTGTATCCGTTCTCATTTTCTGAATTTCTTGATTTTAGAGGTATTGAACCATCCAGGATAACATCGGAGAAAAAGGCTGATATTATCAAATGCTTTGATTATTATCTCGAAAACGGAGGATTCCCTGAATTCCTCAAATACGGTGATACTGAGTTCCTGAAAAGATCATATGATGACATCATTTACAGGGATATTATAGCACGCCATGGGATACGGGAAGTAAAATCCTTCCTGCTGCTGGTCCAGTATATCAATACAAATGCAGCCAAAGATGCAGGCTATGCATCACTTGCAAAAGCTGTTGGCCTAAAAAGCCCGGTATCAGTCCGTGACTATATTGGTTTTCTTGAAGAAGCATATCTGGTTTTTGAGCTGTACCGGTATGATGCCTCCCTTAAAAGGCAGTATTCCGGGCAGAAGAAGATGTATGTTATTGACAACGGAATGAGAAATACAGTATCTTTCCGGTTCTCAAAAGATACCGGACGGCTCTTAGAGAACATGATACTGATTGAACTGAAGAGAAGAGAGTCGGAGCTCTTCTTTTTCAGGGAAAAGAATGAATGTGATTTTATAATCTGTGAAGGTGGGCATGTCACCTCTGCAATACAGGTTTCATATGAACTTAACGGAGATAATCTCAAAAGGGAAACTGAAGGACTGCGCAAAGCAATGGCATCACTGGATCTTAAGTCCGGAATCATTCTTACATACAATCAGGAAGAAGAAATTGCAGATAAAGATGGAAAGATAATATATGTAATGCCGGCATGGCGGTGGCTGCTTGAGAGATGA